One stretch of Lagenorhynchus albirostris chromosome 13, mLagAlb1.1, whole genome shotgun sequence DNA includes these proteins:
- the LRRTM1 gene encoding leucine-rich repeat transmembrane neuronal protein 1, with product MDFLLLGLCLYWLLRRPSGVVLCLLGACFQMLPAAPSGCPQLCRCEGRLLYCEALNLTEAPHNLSGLLGLSLRYNSLSELRAGQFTGLMQLTWLYLDHNHICSVQGDAFQKLRRVKELTLSSNQITQLANTTFRPMPNLRSVDLSYNKLQALAPDLFHGLRKLTTLHMRANAIQFVPVRIFQDCRSLKFLDIGYNQLKSLARNSFAGLFKLTELHLEHNDLVKVNFAHFPRLISLHSLCLRRNKVAIVVSSLDWVWNLEKMDLSGNEIEYMEPHVFETVPHLQSLQLDSNRLTYIEPRILNSWKSLTSVTLAGNLWDCGRNVCALASWLSNFQGRYDGNLQCASPEYAQGEDVLDAVYAFHLCEEGAEPTSGHLLSAVTNRSDLGSPAGPATTLADGREGQPDSTPELATVALPGGEHAENAVQIHKVVTGTMALIFSFLIVVLVLYVSWKCFPASLRQLRQCFVTQRRKQKQKQTMHQMAAMSAQEYYVDYKPNHIEGALVIINEYGSCTCHQQPARECEV from the coding sequence ATGGATTTCCTGCTGCTCGGTCTCTGTCTATACTGGCTGCTGAGGAGGCCCTCGGGGGTGGTCTTGTGTTTGCTGGGGGCCTGCTTTCAGATGCTGCCCGCCGCCCCCAGCGGGTGCCCGCAGCTGTGCCGGTGCGAGGGGCGGCTGCTGTACTGCGAGGCGCTCAACCTCACCGAGGCGCCCCACAACCTGTCCGGCCTGCTGGGCTTGTCCCTGCGCTACAACAGCCTCTCGGAGCTGCGCGCCGGCCAGTTCACGGGGTTAATGCAGCTCACGTGGCTCTATCTGGATCACAATCACATCTGCTCGGTGCAGGGGGACGCCTTTCAGAAACTGCGCCGAGTTAAGGAACTCACACTGAGTTCCAACCAGATCACCCAACTGGCCAACACCACCTTCCGGCCCATGCCCAACCTGCGCAGCGTGGACCTCTCGTACAACAAGCTGCAGGCGCTCGCGCCCGATCTCTTCCACGGGCTGCGGAAGCTCACCACGCTGCACATGCGGGCCAACGCCATCCAGTTCGTGCCCGTGCGCATCTTCCAGGACTGCCGCAGCCTCAAGTTTCTCGACATCGGATACAATCAGCTCAAGAGTCTGGCGCGCAACTCTTTCGCCGGCTTGTTCAAGCTCACCGAGCTGCACCTGGAGCACAACGACTTGGTCAAGGTGAACTTTGCCCACTTCCCCCGCCTCATCTCCCTGCACTCGCTCTGCCTGAGGAGGAACAAGGTGGCCATTGTGGTCAGCTCGCTGGACTGGGTATGGAACCTGGAGAAAATGGACCTGTCGGGCAACGAGATCGAGTACATGGAGCCCCATGTGTTCGAGACCGTGCCACACCTCCAGTCCCTGCAGCTGGACTCCAACCGTCTCACCTACATCGAGCCCCGTATCCTCAACTCCTGGAAGTCGCTGACGAGCGTCACCCTGGCCGGGAACCTCTGGGACTGTGGGCGCAACGTGTGCGCCCTGGCTTCGTGGCTCAGCAACTTCCAGGGGCGCTACGATGGCAACTTGCAGTGCGCCAGCCCCGAGTACGCACAGGGCGAGGACGTCCTGGACGCAGTGTACGCTTTCCACCTGTGTGAGGAGGGGGCCGAGCCCACCAGCGGCCACCTGCTCTCCGCCGTCACCAACCGCAGCGACCTGGGATCCCCCGCCGGCCCGGCCACCACTCTCGCTGACGGCAGGGAGGGGCAGCCCGACAGCACGCCTGAGCTGGCTACCGTGGCCCTCCCCGGCGGCGAACACGCCGAGAACGCTGTGCAGATTCACAAGGTGGTCACCGGTACCATGGccctcattttctccttcctcatcgTGGTCCTGGTGCTCTATGTCTCTTGGAAGTGCTTCCCAGCCAGTCTCAGGCAGCTCAGACAGTGCTTTGTGACGCAGCGCAGGAAGCAAAAGCAGAAACAGACCATGCATCAGATGGCTGCCATGTCTGCCCAGGAATACTACGTTGATTACAAACCGAACCACATTGAGGGAGCCCTGGTCATCATCAACGAGTATGGCTCGTGTACCTGCCACCAGCAGCCCGCCAGGGAATGCGAGGTGTGA